The window AGGTCCTCCTCGACCGTCCCGTACGACGTCGCCGTCGACTCAATACTGCTCACCTTATGAGGATTCCGCCGTTCCGAGAATGGGGGCGCCAGGAATGCGGGGGAGCGCGCGCATATATGCGCGCGCCGGTGGCCTGCGCCGTGGCGCGCATCCCTCGTGCAGGTGAGTTGAGACCGGCCCGAGATCGCATCGTTTTGGCATGCCCGGACCCGACGACAAGCCCCACACTCACCCTGAGCGACCAAATGCCTTCGTTTCCAAGGTCATTGGGGGTGGCGAACCATGCAGAAACGTGCCTGTCAACGGGTGCATATGCACCCGGACCACCCTCCCCACCGAGCCCTACTATCGGCTCGCCATGACAGCAGCAGGGAAGCATCAGGTGAGCCGGACCGAGACCACCCGGCGGGCCGCCGGCCGACAGGGCCGGGCCGGCATCAGGGACGTGGCCGCCGCGGCGGGCGTCTCCATCACAACCGTCTCCGACGCGCTCAATGGCAAGGGACGGCTGCCCGACGCCACCCGCCGCCACGTTCGCGAGGTCGCCGACCGGCTGGGCTACCGCCCGTCGGCCGCCGCCCGCACCCTCCGTACCGGCAAGTCCGGCCTCATCGGCCTGACCGTGACGACGTACGGGGATGAACCTTTCACCTTCACCGAATTCGCCTACTTCGCCGAGATGGCCAGGGCCGCGACCTCGGCCGCGCTCGCCCGCGGCTACGCCCTCGTCATCCTCCCCGCCACCTCCCGCCACGACGTGTGGTCCAACGTCGCCCTCGACGGCACCGTCGTCATCGACCCCTCCGACCACGATCCCGTCGTCACCGAACTGGTCCGCCAAGGTCTGCCCGTGGTCTCCGACGGCCGCCCCGCAGGCTCCCTCCCCGTCACCGCCTGGGTCGACAACGACCACGAGGCCGCCGTACTCGGCCTGCTCGACCACCTCGCCGCCGCCGGAGCCCGCCGGATCGGGCTGCTGACCGGCACCACCACCGACACCTACACCCGGCTCTCCACCACCGCCTACCTCAACTGGTGCGAGCGCGTCGGCCAGGACCCCGTCTACGAGTCCTACCCCGCGCACGACCCGTGCGCGGGCGCCGTCGCCGCCGACCGGCTCCTCGCCCGTCCCGACCGGCCCGACGCGGTCTACGGGCTGTTCGACCCCAACGGCACCGACCTGCTGGCCGCCGCCCGGCGCTACGGCCTGCGCGTCCCCGAGGACCTGCTGCTCGTGTGCTGCAGCGAGTCCACCGTCTACGCCAACACCGAACCGCCCATCACCACCCTGTCCCTCAAACCGCGCCGCATCGGCACCGCCGTCGTACAGCTCCTCATCGACGCCATCGAGGGAGTGAACACCGGGCGACCCGTCGAACAGGTCGTCCCGACCGAACTCATCATCCGTACCTCGTCGCAGCGCAGGCAGCCCCGCACGACCGTCAGCCCGCCCCGGTCCCCGGCACAGGACTGACCGACAGACCGTCCGGTCGGCCTGCCGAGAGGCCGACCGGGGACCGTCCGACCACCGATCAAGGACCGGCCGACGATTTCTGCAACACCGATATCGGTAGAAAGCGGTAGGAACGATCGGCTCCGCACAGGATTCACCACCCCTGGTGCGTCACAGAGCGCGAGCCGCATTCCTATGATGGGCGCACGACATCACGGACCCTCCTCCCCGGAGGTCAGGAGGGTCCGCAGGTGTACGGCAGCGCGACGGTGGTGGAGGGGTCGATGACTCAGGGGGCCGGTCAGGGACCCGCGATGCGGACGGACACGCTGCGGGACTTCCGGGTTCCAGTCACCGAACCCGCCGCGTACGCCGCTGCCACCGGGCTGCCCGGCGAGACCCCGGTGTACG is drawn from Streptomyces sp. NBC_01232 and contains these coding sequences:
- a CDS encoding LacI family DNA-binding transcriptional regulator; its protein translation is MTAAGKHQVSRTETTRRAAGRQGRAGIRDVAAAAGVSITTVSDALNGKGRLPDATRRHVREVADRLGYRPSAAARTLRTGKSGLIGLTVTTYGDEPFTFTEFAYFAEMARAATSAALARGYALVILPATSRHDVWSNVALDGTVVIDPSDHDPVVTELVRQGLPVVSDGRPAGSLPVTAWVDNDHEAAVLGLLDHLAAAGARRIGLLTGTTTDTYTRLSTTAYLNWCERVGQDPVYESYPAHDPCAGAVAADRLLARPDRPDAVYGLFDPNGTDLLAAARRYGLRVPEDLLLVCCSESTVYANTEPPITTLSLKPRRIGTAVVQLLIDAIEGVNTGRPVEQVVPTELIIRTSSQRRQPRTTVSPPRSPAQD